GGTTGTTGATCACTTCCTGTGCTTTTGCAGCGGCATTTTCAAAATCGGTTGCTGCGGCAAAAGACTGGTATCCACGTGTGAGGTATACATTGCTCAGTAATGCCTGTGCTGCCCCTTTCGTAGCGCGGATACGTGTTTTGATGGACGTTGCCTGTTGGAGTGGCAGCAGGCTTTCTGCATTTTTTAAATCGTCGATAATTTGCGCATATACTTGTTCGGTGGGGTTCCTGGAAACGTTCATGGAATCACTGACAATAGTATATGGTTTTGTTATGATGGGAACATTCCCCCAGTTTTGTGTGAGAATAAAATAAAAATAAGCTCTTAAAAAATAAGCTTCTCCCAATATCCTGTTTTTATCGGCTTCTGCAATTGTCATTGGCGGAACATACGCTAATACATTATTGGCCCTTGAAATGCCACCATAAAATCCCGACCAGCCCGCAATTCCATCTGTAGGAGAAATCTGGTTCTGCTGGATCTGAAGAAATCCGGGGCTCACTGAATTATAACCATATTGATCCGGTGTAATTACTTCATCGGCCCGCAGGGTTAAATTGAAGAGCGTAGCACCAGCTAAACTTTGCAGTTGGTTATATACAGCGGTTACGCCCGCCTCCGCATCTGCCTGGGTATTCCAGAAATTGGATTTTGTGAGATCGCTTAAAGGCACCTGTTCTGTAACCTTGCTGCAGGAATATAAACCTGCAATGGAAATAGTGACCAGTATTATATTTTTTATTTTCATGGTTGACGATGTTTAAATTAGAATTTTACATTAATACCAAATAAGAAGGAACGTACCTGTGGGTAAGTGCCCATATCTACACCCATTGTTCTCACATTGCCGGATTTCAGGTTTACTTCAGGGTCAAATCCTTTATACTTTGTAAATGTTAACAGGTTATGAGAGGTGAAGTATAAGCGCACACCTGACAACTTAAGTTTAGACATAAGTTGAGCGGGGAAATTATATCCTAATGAAACATCTTTGATACGTAAGTAGCTGCCATCTTCAAGCCAGGCGCTGGAGAACTGATTATCCATCTGATCTGATATTGCCCAGGCTTTATGTGTCTTGGTTATCTGACCAGGTTCTCCCCATGCATCCAGCATATCAGTAGTAGGTGCATTGTAAATGAATCCTCTGTCAGAAGCAAACCTTGTTTGGTTAAAAATGGTATTACCATGTACAAACTGAAGGAATACATTCAGATCAAAATTCTTATAGGTAAGCTGGTTGTTAAAACCTCCGGTGAAATCAGGGAATGGACTACCGATCATTTGCCTGTCGTAGGAATCAATTTTGCCATCTGGTACGCCCTTGGGGCCGGAATAATCTTCATATCTGAAAGTGCCGCCGAGTGGTTTTATTCCCTGTATAGTTGTTACATCTTTTTGGGCTATTTCATCGGAGGCGTAAATTTCGCCGGTCCATTTGTAGCCATAGAACATCCCGATAGGGTTGCCTTCCTGGGTAATGAAGCTACTGTTGGGAGCGAAATACTCTCCGTTACTATATGCATTGATCAGTGGTGTATGTTTCGGCAGTTCTACGACGTTATTGCGATTGAACGAAATATTAAAGCTACTGGTCCAGCTGAAATCTTTGGCGGCGATGATATCGCTGCTGATGCCGAGTTCAATTCCCTTGTTGTCGATCTGGCCCAGGTTCTGCGTAGTACTGCTGAATCCTGTGGTAGAAGGTAGCGGAACATTAAAGAGGAGTCCGGAAGTATGTTTTTTATAGACATCCGCGGTGAGTCGTAGCCTGCTTTTAAGTACTTCCAGGTCCAGTCCTACATTGTATTGGCTGGTAGTTTCCCACGTGAGGTTGTTAACAGGAATACTTCCTGACCTGATGCCCGGATCGCCACCATAATTGGCACCGGTAATATAAGTTCCCTGCCACAGGTAATCCCCGATGCTCTGGTTTCCGGTTTTACCGGCACTGGCGCGTAGCTTCAGGCTTTGAACGAAAGCTATATTCTGAAAGAACGGTTCTTCAGAAATCCGCCATCCCACAGACGCAGCGGGGAATACAGCGTATTTATTGTTGGTACCAAAGCGGGAAGACCCATCTCTCCGCATATTGAAACTGGCCAGGTATTTATCTTTTAAGACATAATTAATACGTCCAAAGAGCGATGAAATACCCCAGGCGGTTTTATAGCTGTATACCTGATCTTTTTGTGCACTGGCATTCAGCGTAGTGATGATATCAGTAGATCCGAGGCTTCCGGCTTCGCTGATATTGTAGGTTTTACTTTCCTGTGCACTATAGCCGATAAGTGCTGTGAGATTATGGATTTCATTAAAAACATTCGTGTAGGTAAGTGTATTTTCATTCAACCAGGTCGAATTTTCCGATACGGTGGCAGATGCAGGTCTGTTTGTGCCGCCCAACAGGAAAGAAGGCGTGAATTTTTCTCCGTTCTGCGAATAGTAATCAATCGCCAGGTTTGTTTTGAATGTAAGGTTTTTGATAATGTCGTATTCTAAATACGTACTTCCCATCACCTTTGTGCCATAACTGGTATTGGTAGCTTCCAGTGCCTGTCCTACCGGGTTGGATCTTTCACGGACAGAATAGGTTCCATCCGGGTTGTACACCGGTTCTATTGGTTTTCTACGCATGGCATTTCCCAGTACGGAGTTCGCATCATCTCCTTCAGAAAGTGCTTTCCAGTTTTGCCTGCTACCCATAATGGAAGCGCCGATCCTTGTTTTTTTGGATGCTTTTAAATCAAAATTGAAGGAGGCATTTAATCGTTTGTATCCTGAATTGATGATGACACCATCCTGATTGAAATGATTGAGTGCAAAAGCAAATTTCAGATCTTTCTGACCGCCACGGATGGAAAGATCCGCGTTCTGAACAGCAGCGGTTCTGAAAATTTCATCCTGCCAGTTTGTTTGATACCCCGCCAGGTAATCCAGTGAGTCAATTGGCCTGATGAAGTTCGTCGCAGTGTTTACCCGGTTGTAATTCTTAATACCTTTTTGAATGTACTCATAGTATTGTTCTGAGTTCATCATCGGTATTCTATGTGCCACTTCCTGAACGCCGTAATAAGCACTGGCTTCATATACAGGCTTGCCACCGGTACCTCTCTTGGTGGTAATAATGACAACGCCG
The Chitinophaga sp. MM2321 DNA segment above includes these coding regions:
- a CDS encoding TonB-dependent receptor, translated to MGILPTQLSAQSVRVKGKVSDANGAIAGVSVRIEGTNIGTTTDLEGNYALETAGNAKLIFSYIGYDAQNINVNNRNVINVLLVAGYSALDQVVVVGYGTQKKRDLTGSISQVKPEEFKNLPVANVASLLNGRAAGVQVITNSGTPGGGVTVNIRGNTSLNSGNDPLYVVDGIPTSNITSFNPNDIASLEVLKDASASAIYGARAANGVVIITTKRGTGGKPVYEASAYYGVQEVAHRIPMMNSEQYYEYIQKGIKNYNRVNTATNFIRPIDSLDYLAGYQTNWQDEIFRTAAVQNADLSIRGGQKDLKFAFALNHFNQDGVIINSGYKRLNASFNFDLKASKKTRIGASIMGSRQNWKALSEGDDANSVLGNAMRRKPIEPVYNPDGTYSVRERSNPVGQALEATNTSYGTKVMGSTYLEYDIIKNLTFKTNLAIDYYSQNGEKFTPSFLLGGTNRPASATVSENSTWLNENTLTYTNVFNEIHNLTALIGYSAQESKTYNISEAGSLGSTDIITTLNASAQKDQVYSYKTAWGISSLFGRINYVLKDKYLASFNMRRDGSSRFGTNNKYAVFPAASVGWRISEEPFFQNIAFVQSLKLRASAGKTGNQSIGDYLWQGTYITGANYGGDPGIRSGSIPVNNLTWETTSQYNVGLDLEVLKSRLRLTADVYKKHTSGLLFNVPLPSTTGFSSTTQNLGQIDNKGIELGISSDIIAAKDFSWTSSFNISFNRNNVVELPKHTPLINAYSNGEYFAPNSSFITQEGNPIGMFYGYKWTGEIYASDEIAQKDVTTIQGIKPLGGTFRYEDYSGPKGVPDGKIDSYDRQMIGSPFPDFTGGFNNQLTYKNFDLNVFLQFVHGNTIFNQTRFASDRGFIYNAPTTDMLDAWGEPGQITKTHKAWAISDQMDNQFSSAWLEDGSYLRIKDVSLGYNFPAQLMSKLKLSGVRLYFTSHNLLTFTKYKGFDPEVNLKSGNVRTMGVDMGTYPQVRSFLFGINVKF
- a CDS encoding RagB/SusD family nutrient uptake outer membrane protein; the encoded protein is MKIKNIILVTISIAGLYSCSKVTEQVPLSDLTKSNFWNTQADAEAGVTAVYNQLQSLAGATLFNLTLRADEVITPDQYGYNSVSPGFLQIQQNQISPTDGIAGWSGFYGGISRANNVLAYVPPMTIAEADKNRILGEAYFLRAYFYFILTQNWGNVPIITKPYTIVSDSMNVSRNPTEQVYAQIIDDLKNAESLLPLQQATSIKTRIRATKGAAQALLSNVYLTRGYQSFAAATDFENAAAKAQEVINNPNYALVNGPDYGTLYTQKDAKEIIMAMSYDYTKGETNGLTVNFLPRGYNKVRAFAGDGNVMPTKLITNNYETGDIRASVSFLRVPDPTAYFDNEFIGQYYVAKYQGTVVQVGTTRYSDSNWLLYRLADVILMRAEALVKLDKANEAIPLVNQIRKRAGLSDLTVTAPADVAKAIQKERLYELCFEGKRWYDLLRTGMINEVRPTYIGKLLLPVPQSDVDQDPNLLPQNPGY